The uncultured Cohaesibacter sp. region GCTCTGGTCTCCATATTGGCCGATCTGGCAGGCCCCGGCATAAAGCGAGAGCTTAAAGGGGGCGCTGAGGACGGGCTGTTGATTTTTGCAGCCTTCCTCGCCGGCCTCATTGGCGCAGGCTTCGGGCTGCTGGCACTGTTTATCGTGCTTGAGCGCTATCTTGGCGCCTTGGAGGCGTCAATCATTCTGGCTGCTCTGGCGTTTCTGTCCAGTGCGTTGGTGCTCTACTTGCTTGCGCGCCGCCGCAAGCGTCGGGCGCGGATCAGAGCGGCAGCACGCGCTGCATCCAGCTCCGATCTGGCAACGGTGCAGGCTGTCTTTCAGATCGTAAGTGCTTCTCCGTTGCTGATGATGGCGCTCGGGGCTGGCATTACAGCCGCAGGCTACGTCACGCGCAAGCGCTCACCAAAATAACGAGGCGCTGTGCGCCACAAAAACGAGCGACAGGATGCCCGTCGAACGAGGGGCGTCAGTCCGACTGTGTGCCCTATTGACGAAACGATTTTAGAAAGGACCCTTCATTATGACTGTACAAGCTGTATTGCAAACCACTCCAGGTGAAGCCGGAATCAACAACGGCTTGGATGAAACCTACCGTAAAGACATGGCCGAGGCTCTGTCCGATATTCTGGGGGCGACCTACAAGCTTACCGTGGTAAGCCATATCTACCACTGGAACGTGGTGGGTCCGCTTTTCAAGTCGTTGCATGAGCTGACAGAAGAACATTATAACGACCTGTTTGCCGCTGCCGACGAAATTGCCGAGCGCATTCGTGCTCTCGATGCCCTTGCGCCAGTCAAAGGAGCCAATTTCGGCAACTTCATGCCTGAGCGCGGCGACGTGAAAGACCTCAAGGCGCAGGATATGGTGGAAGATCTCATCGCCATGCATGAAGAACTTGTGCGCACCATGCGCCGCGCTGGTGAATCGGCCGGGGATGCGGGAGACCTAGTGACCGAAGATATGTTGACTGGTCGCCTGACCTTCCATGAGAAAGCCCTCTGGATGCTGAGAGCGATCGTTAGCGATTGATCATGCGGGCCTTTTACAGACCTGACTTAGAATTCTATCCCTCCTCATTTACGCCGAATGAGGAGGGGTTTTTTATGCGCTGCTCCCTTTAGTTCCCTGTCGCCCTCTGCTGCTCCCTACTGCTGCAGCCGAGTCTGCAGAGAGTGCCTCAGCAGTGGTGGGCAAGGCTCTTCACATTCGACAGGGTGCATATATAGGGAGCGAAGGGGTGCGAGGAGAATGGCTGATACAGGAAAAGAAAAACCCGACGTGCCACAAAGGCACATCGGGTGAATGGAGACAGTAGCATTTGGTTCTAAAGAAAATTATGTCAGGAGGGTTGGGATTAGCTTACAAAGGCTTGAGAAACGACTGAGGCGGCAGAATTGTCCGGATGGTAATTGCCATCTTCTTCCAGCGACAAAAGCTCCTGAAGGTGAGCACGTGCGCGGTTGACGCGGCTTTTGATCGTTCCGACCTTGCAGTCACAGATCTCTGCTGCTTCCTCGTAGGACATGCCAGACGCTCCCACCAGAATGATCGCCTCGCGTTGATTGTCTGGCAGCTTGGACAGCGCATTGCGAAAATCTTGCAAGTCCATCTGTCCATGTTGGGCAGGTTGAATGGAAAGGCTCTCCGTGAAGGTGCCTTCACTATCCTGAATCTCACGGCCGCTCTTGCGCATCTGGCTGTAGAATTCATTGCGCAGGATGGTGAAGAGCCAGGCACGCATATTGGTGCCAGCCTCGAAGCTATCCTGTTTGGACCAGGCTTTCATCACCGTATCCTGAACCAGATCGTCGGCGCGGTCATGCTTGCCGCACAGAGACATGGCAAAGGCACGCAAGCTTGGAAGCACTGAGAGCATCTCGCGCTTGAAACTGTTGTCAGCATTTTGCATCTTGAGCGTTTACCTCTCACCAAGGCTGTTGGCAGCCCGTTCGGCTTCATCCAGCTGTTCGAGCAAATCCAGAAAACGATCTGGAATGGCTTCCTGCTCGGTTTGGGTATATAGCGCCTTTAGCTTTTGGGCGATGGCGCCGTTCGGATCCAACTCTTCATTTGGCTGAACGGCTCCCCCCAACATGTCGGACGCGCTCAGAATGCCCGATTTTTTTTCATCATTTATCATTTAGAACACCTTTAGAGGCCAAGGAATTGTCTCGGTCTTGCTACAAAAACGCCCCATTTTCAAAAAAGTTCCGCAAAGTTGGAACTTTTTTTTTGCTGGCGGATTGTATCGATATACTACATTCTCGATTTTACGATCGATACTATCAAGGAGAGGATTATAGATGACGCTTTCTACACGTGTTGCCGCGCATCTTCCCTATCTTCGTCGCTACGCACGCGCTGTGACAGGATCTCAAACATCTGGTGATGCCTTTGTGGCCGCCACTCTGGAGGCGTTGATTGCAGACGTTTCTGTTTTCCCGAAGGCCAGCAGTGATCGCGTTTCGCTCTATAAGCTGTTTTCTGATCTTTATCGAAGAGCCAATGTTGAAGTTCCGCCCGCCAAATCCCCTTATGGATGGGAGAGTCGCGCGCAAACCAACTTGCAAAATGTGCCACCGGCTCCACGCCAGGCCTTCTTGCTGGCTTCTGTCGAAGAATTCACCCCTGAAGACATCGCGGTTGTTCTGGGCGTGGAAGAAGGGACTGTGCCTGATCTGCTCAATGAAGCTTCCGAGCTCATTTCCAAGCAGGTGGCGACCGACATCATGATCATCGAGGACGAGCCTTTGATTGCGATGGACATCGAACAGATGGTCGAAAGCCTTGGGCATAGGGTTACAGGCATCGCGCGGACCTATGACGAGGCGATTGAACTTTACAACAGCGACAAGCCCAAAATGGTTCTCGCCGATATTCAGCTTGCAGACGGATCTTCGGGCATTGATGCAGTCAACGACATTCTCAAGGATAGCGATATTCCCGTGATCTTCATCACTGCTTTCCCGGAACGTCTGCTGACTGGCGAACGCCCTGAGCCGACCTTCCTGGTCACCAAGCCATTCAACGAAGACATGGTCAAGGCATTGATCAGTCAGGCTCTGTTCTTTGAAAGGACATCATAAGAAAAAATGCTGATACAGCATGGAACAAACCTTTGGCATGAATCGTTTTATTGGTGTAGTGCAAAGGAGAAATAACATGCTTTATTATGCTTTGGTGTTCTTTATTGTCGCAATTGTTGCGGGTGTACTTGGGTTCGGCGGTATTGCCGGAGCGTCGGCCGGGATCGCTCAGATCTTGTTCTTCCTCTTCTTGGCATTCCTCGTCATCTCCCTGTTGATGCATCTGGTTCGCGGTCGATAGAGACGACAGGCCAACACATCTCTCACAAAAAGCGGTCCTGCCAGATCAGGGCCGCTTTTCTTTTTGCTAAGTTGCAAAGCGCCTCAGAAGGGACAGACTTCCCCAAAGAAACACCTGACCGAAACGAAAGCCGACAAGATTGAGCTTGGACGGGTCTGAATGCCTCCGGAAAAGACATAAAAAAACGGAGCCCGCTAAGGCTCCGCTTTATCCCGATCGGGGTAGGTCAGTGCGATCAGTGACGCGCGATCCATTCGTCGATTTCACGTTCCACTTCCTCTTCCTGCTTGCCATACAGCTCCTGTAGCTTGCCTGCCAGAGCCTTCCGGTTGCCTGCGATCACATCGACATCGTCATTGGTCAAGCGGCCCCACTGTGCCTGCGCATTGCCTTTAACCTGTTCCCAATTGCCTTCAATCTGATTCCAGTTCATAGCGTCTCTCCTTCTTTGATTCGTCGTAAGATCGCTTTGCGATCCTCACCTAATCAACGTGTGGGGGCAGGGAACGTTCCGAGAAATAGAGGAGATTCAGATAGAAATCCTGATCTTGGCGCACTATTTGCGTCGGGTAAAATTTTCCTCAGAAGACATAATTAATAAGCTTTTGTTTGGCCTGTATTGTTTTCGGGGATGAAGTGTTTTTCTGCTGCCAAATTTTTGTAAGCTTCCTATAATCAAAAAGTTGCCTTGAAAGGGCGCTATTCCGTTCTTCAGAACATTCAAACTCACCATGGTATGTGTATGCACCGACTTATCGCTCCGATTGTCTTTTCAACAGTCATGATCATTGGCACTGGTGCATCACTGATGCTCTATAACAACGCGGAACTGGCAACGGAAAAGCGTGCGGAAGATCTGGCCGGACAGGTTGTCGACCGCGTTTCCTTGCGCCTGTCACAGCATTTTGCGTTGCTCAGGGCAACCAATGCCTTCATTGCGGCAACGCCCAATCGCATACGGCATACGCAGTTTGACAAGATTATCGCCGGTTTCGATCTTAAGGACAATTATCCCGGCCTTCAGGGCATCGGCTTTGCTGAAGCCATTTCGCCCAGTGAGGATGAAGCGCTCGGAGCCATTCTGAAAAGAGATTATGGGTCTGGTGCCAAGATTTGGCCAGAGACGGATCAGGCCGAACGCGCTTCGATCACGCTTCTGGAACCCTTGACGGACAGGAACCACGCAGCCATCGGCTATGATATGTATTCAGAGCCTGTGCGCCGCGCGGCAATCCAGAAGGCCTATGAAACGGGAGACATGGTGGCTTCCGGGCCTGTGGAACTGGTGCAGGAGATCACCGCAATCAAGCAGGCCGGTTTCCTCGTTTACTCGCGATATGAAGACACCGATACACCCGGAGCTTATGAAGGCCTGCGTCCTTCGGTGGGCAGAAAACCGACCAGAGGGCTGGTTTATGCGCCTTTCCGTGCCGGGGATCTCTTCATGACGGCACTTTCCCAGAAACCGACGCTTCCCGTGGTGTTGCAGGCGCATGATCTGGATGACAAGAGCCGCCCTCTCTTCAAGTCCGCGCTTTATGATGATGTCGAACAGTTCGGCTCGCGGGTGACCCGCGTCATGGAAGTTGCCGGTCGCAAATGGGTGCTAGATATACGGGTCAAGAACAAAGTCGCCTGGACCCTGCAAACCGCAGCCCCTTATGTGTCCTTTGCTGTATTTTTCCTTCTGGCCGCCATGTTGGCATGGATCACGCATTCCCAGTTGCGCGCGGTGCGTACCGCCAAGACCTTGCAGAAACTGTCGGAAAAGAACCTGATAGAGAAAGATCTGCTTTTGCAGGAAATGAAGCACCGGATCAAGAATTCCATCGCGCGCATTTTGGCCATGGCGCGGCAGACGGCTCACCACTCCGAAACGATCGAAGACTATTCCGAGAGCCTGACGGCGCGCTTGCAGGCGATGGCCAACGCACAGGACGCGCTCACGCGTTCTCATTGGCAGCGGGCCGATTTGTCCGATCTGTTATCAAAAGAGTTGGGGCAGGTGCTTGGTGAGGACCAGTTCGGGGGCACGATATCGGGGCCGAAAGTGGAACTGGATGAAACTACGGTGCAGGCTTTTGCGCTGACTTTCCATGAGTTGGCAACCAATGCACTCAAATATAGTGACGTTGCAAAGGATAATGCCGCCCTTAGCGTGACATGGTCTCTTGAGCAGAAGGGCAAGGTAAGAAATCTGCACCTTGTCTGGAAGGAACGTAGCGAGGATGCGCTTGTGGTTCCTGAGCATAAGGGATTTGGCACCAAGCTGATCGATGCCAATATCCGGGGTGAGTTGCGCGGTTC contains the following coding sequences:
- a CDS encoding DNA starvation/stationary phase protection protein → MTVQAVLQTTPGEAGINNGLDETYRKDMAEALSDILGATYKLTVVSHIYHWNVVGPLFKSLHELTEEHYNDLFAAADEIAERIRALDALAPVKGANFGNFMPERGDVKDLKAQDMVEDLIAMHEELVRTMRRAGESAGDAGDLVTEDMLTGRLTFHEKALWMLRAIVSD
- a CDS encoding sigma-70 family RNA polymerase sigma factor encodes the protein MQNADNSFKREMLSVLPSLRAFAMSLCGKHDRADDLVQDTVMKAWSKQDSFEAGTNMRAWLFTILRNEFYSQMRKSGREIQDSEGTFTESLSIQPAQHGQMDLQDFRNALSKLPDNQREAIILVGASGMSYEEAAEICDCKVGTIKSRVNRARAHLQELLSLEEDGNYHPDNSAASVVSQAFVS
- a CDS encoding NepR family anti-sigma factor; this encodes MINDEKKSGILSASDMLGGAVQPNEELDPNGAIAQKLKALYTQTEQEAIPDRFLDLLEQLDEAERAANSLGER
- a CDS encoding response regulator, with protein sequence MTLSTRVAAHLPYLRRYARAVTGSQTSGDAFVAATLEALIADVSVFPKASSDRVSLYKLFSDLYRRANVEVPPAKSPYGWESRAQTNLQNVPPAPRQAFLLASVEEFTPEDIAVVLGVEEGTVPDLLNEASELISKQVATDIMIIEDEPLIAMDIEQMVESLGHRVTGIARTYDEAIELYNSDKPKMVLADIQLADGSSGIDAVNDILKDSDIPVIFITAFPERLLTGERPEPTFLVTKPFNEDMVKALISQALFFERTS
- a CDS encoding DUF1328 domain-containing protein, which translates into the protein MLYYALVFFIVAIVAGVLGFGGIAGASAGIAQILFFLFLAFLVISLLMHLVRGR
- a CDS encoding CsbD family protein; this translates as MNWNQIEGNWEQVKGNAQAQWGRLTNDDVDVIAGNRKALAGKLQELYGKQEEEVEREIDEWIARH
- a CDS encoding CHASE domain-containing protein; this translates as MHRLIAPIVFSTVMIIGTGASLMLYNNAELATEKRAEDLAGQVVDRVSLRLSQHFALLRATNAFIAATPNRIRHTQFDKIIAGFDLKDNYPGLQGIGFAEAISPSEDEALGAILKRDYGSGAKIWPETDQAERASITLLEPLTDRNHAAIGYDMYSEPVRRAAIQKAYETGDMVASGPVELVQEITAIKQAGFLVYSRYEDTDTPGAYEGLRPSVGRKPTRGLVYAPFRAGDLFMTALSQKPTLPVVLQAHDLDDKSRPLFKSALYDDVEQFGSRVTRVMEVAGRKWVLDIRVKNKVAWTLQTAAPYVSFAVFFLLAAMLAWITHSQLRAVRTAKTLQKLSEKNLIEKDLLLQEMKHRIKNSIARILAMARQTAHHSETIEDYSESLTARLQAMANAQDALTRSHWQRADLSDLLSKELGQVLGEDQFGGTISGPKVELDETTVQAFALTFHELATNALKYSDVAKDNAALSVTWSLEQKGKVRNLHLVWKERSEDALVVPEHKGFGTKLIDANIRGELRGSIERRFEKYGLTVEITVPLPENGRSKAKSKAGAAPTARAGKEPDDKA